A stretch of Candidatus Rokuibacteriota bacterium DNA encodes these proteins:
- the nusG gene encoding transcription termination/antitermination factor NusG produces the protein MSDAGTVTRQKQWFVVHTYSGFENKVAAAIESRAKIFGLQDMFGRVVVPTEKVREIRKSKKIEIEQKFFPGYLLVEMELSDDTWHLVRSTPKVTGFVGSGAKPVPLPPDEVEAILRQMEEGAEKPKLKSTFQKGDKVRVVEGPFVNFQGTIDDLNPERGKLKVMVAIFGRMTPVELEYYQVERL, from the coding sequence ATGAGTGATGCCGGCACGGTGACCCGACAGAAGCAGTGGTTCGTCGTCCACACCTACTCGGGCTTCGAGAACAAGGTGGCGGCGGCCATCGAGTCGCGGGCGAAGATCTTCGGCCTCCAGGACATGTTCGGGCGCGTGGTCGTGCCCACCGAGAAGGTGCGGGAGATCCGCAAGAGCAAGAAGATCGAGATCGAGCAGAAGTTCTTCCCGGGCTACCTGCTGGTCGAGATGGAGCTCAGCGACGACACGTGGCACCTCGTCCGCTCGACGCCGAAGGTGACGGGCTTTGTGGGCTCGGGAGCCAAGCCCGTCCCGCTGCCGCCCGACGAGGTCGAGGCGATCCTCCGTCAGATGGAGGAGGGGGCCGAGAAACCCAAGCTCAAGTCCACGTTCCAGAAGGGGGACAAGGTGCGGGTCGTCGAGGGGCCGTTCGTGAACTTCCAGGGGACGATCGACGACCTGAACCCCGAGCGCGGCAAGCTGAAGGTCATGGTGGCCATCTTCGGGCGGATGACCCCCGTCGAGCTCGAGTACTACCAGGTGGAGAGGCTCTGA
- a CDS encoding 2-C-methyl-D-erythritol 2,4-cyclodiphosphate synthase: protein MTRMGLGFDLHPLVDGRQLVLGGITVPASRGLGGHSDADVLTHAVCEALLGALALGDLGRLFPDTDERYRGVSSLVLLRGVMDLVRARGGRLVNVDATVICQAPRLSAFLPDMATLLAATLAVEPECVSVKAKSPEQLGLLGREEGIAALAVASVAVTPR, encoded by the coding sequence ATGACGCGGATGGGGCTCGGATTCGATCTGCATCCCCTGGTGGACGGACGCCAGCTCGTCCTCGGGGGGATCACGGTGCCCGCCTCCCGCGGTCTCGGCGGACACTCGGACGCCGACGTACTCACCCACGCCGTCTGCGAGGCCCTGCTCGGCGCCCTTGCGCTGGGAGACCTGGGTCGGCTCTTCCCGGACACCGACGAGCGCTATCGCGGGGTATCGAGCCTCGTGCTGCTCCGGGGCGTGATGGACCTCGTGCGGGCCCGCGGCGGGCGCCTGGTCAACGTGGACGCCACGGTCATCTGCCAGGCGCCCCGGCTGTCGGCCTTCCTGCCCGACATGGCCACACTGCTGGCGGCGACGCTCGCGGTTGAGCCCGAGTGCGTGAGCGTCAAGGCCAAGAGCCCCGAGCAACTGGGCCTCCTCGGCCGCGAAGAGGGAATCGCCGCGCTCGCCGTCGCATCGGTGGCCGTGACACCTCGGTAG
- a CDS encoding cysteine--tRNA ligase, giving the protein MGLRIFNSLTRRKEEFTSLTPGEVRMYVCGVTVYDISHVGHARSALAFDVIRRYLRFKGYRVQFVKNFTDVDDKIIKRAAQEGVSSQEISERYIAEYRADMASLGVLPGDVEPKATEHIPQMIALIERLVARGLAYAVDGDVYFEIRRFPAYGQLSGKNLEELLAGARVEVDDRKRDPRDFALWKSTKPGEPSWPSPWGPGRPGWHIECSAMSMQYLGESFDIHGGGEDLIFPHHECEIAQAEGASGKRFVRYWIHNGFVNFGDQKMSKSLGNTLTIRDLVGRHDAEAMRLYLLGTHYRHPLEFSDERIAEAARAVERLRGLVAEADRLAAKGTPAPGPGLGLFEDVAQHRARFEAALDDDFNTPQALGALFDLARRLQTARTDVSEGRAGAGAFLVGVGELVTLGRVLGLLEGKAQPAPALEPQTRARIESLVWLRQAARKARDFAEADRLRAELERMGVVVEDARDGSTWKLRR; this is encoded by the coding sequence GTGGGACTCAGGATCTTCAACTCGCTCACTCGACGGAAAGAGGAGTTCACCTCGCTCACGCCGGGGGAGGTGCGGATGTACGTGTGCGGGGTCACCGTGTACGACATCTCGCACGTCGGACATGCCCGGAGCGCCCTGGCCTTCGACGTGATCCGGCGCTACCTGCGCTTCAAGGGCTACCGTGTGCAGTTCGTCAAGAACTTCACGGACGTGGACGACAAGATCATCAAGCGGGCCGCACAGGAGGGCGTCTCCTCCCAGGAGATCTCCGAGCGCTACATCGCCGAGTACCGGGCCGACATGGCCTCCCTCGGCGTGCTTCCCGGGGACGTGGAGCCCAAGGCGACCGAGCATATACCGCAGATGATCGCGCTGATCGAGCGGCTCGTGGCCAGAGGGCTGGCGTACGCTGTGGACGGAGACGTCTACTTCGAGATCCGGCGATTCCCGGCCTACGGGCAACTCTCGGGGAAGAACCTCGAGGAGCTCCTCGCCGGCGCCCGCGTGGAGGTCGATGACCGCAAGCGGGATCCCCGGGACTTCGCACTGTGGAAGTCGACCAAGCCGGGGGAGCCCTCGTGGCCGAGCCCGTGGGGTCCCGGGCGGCCCGGCTGGCACATCGAGTGCTCCGCCATGTCCATGCAGTACCTGGGGGAATCCTTCGACATCCACGGGGGCGGCGAAGACCTCATCTTTCCGCATCACGAGTGCGAGATTGCCCAGGCCGAGGGCGCCAGCGGGAAGCGCTTCGTCCGCTACTGGATCCACAACGGCTTCGTGAACTTCGGCGACCAGAAGATGTCCAAGTCCCTGGGCAACACGCTCACCATCAGGGACCTGGTGGGGCGCCACGACGCGGAGGCCATGCGCCTGTACCTGCTCGGCACACACTACCGTCACCCGCTCGAGTTCAGCGACGAGCGCATCGCCGAGGCGGCGCGGGCCGTCGAGCGGCTGCGCGGCCTCGTCGCGGAAGCCGACCGGCTTGCCGCGAAGGGGACGCCCGCGCCGGGCCCCGGCCTCGGCCTCTTCGAGGATGTGGCCCAGCATCGCGCGCGCTTCGAGGCAGCCCTGGACGACGACTTCAACACGCCGCAGGCGCTCGGCGCTCTCTTCGACCTCGCCCGGCGGCTGCAGACGGCGCGGACCGACGTGTCCGAGGGTCGCGCCGGCGCCGGAGCGTTCCTCGTGGGCGTGGGGGAGCTCGTGACGCTGGGCCGCGTCCTGGGGCTCCTCGAGGGGAAGGCGCAGCCGGCCCCGGCCCTCGAGCCCCAGACCAGGGCGCGCATCGAGTCGCTGGTGTGGCTGCGCCAGGCGGCGCGAAAGGCGCGCGACTTCGCCGAGGCTGACCGGCTGCGGGCGGAGCTGGAGCGGATGGGGGTGGTGGTCGAGGACGCCCGCGATGGCAGCACGTGGAAGCTCCGCCGGTGA
- the secE gene encoding preprotein translocase subunit SecE: MEFLGRIQQFFREVAAEFRRVTWPSRADVANSTVVVVVLVFILAFFLGAVDVGLSRIVERILR; the protein is encoded by the coding sequence ATGGAGTTCCTGGGACGGATCCAGCAGTTCTTCCGAGAGGTGGCGGCCGAGTTCCGCCGGGTCACCTGGCCAAGCAGGGCGGATGTTGCCAACTCGACCGTGGTCGTCGTGGTGCTGGTCTTCATCCTGGCCTTCTTCCTGGGAGCCGTGGACGTGGGGCTTTCGCGGATCGTCGAAAGGATCCTCCGATGA
- the rplK gene encoding 50S ribosomal protein L11: MAKKVQAMVKLQIPAGKANPSPPVGPALGQHGVNIMEFCKGFNAQTGSQEGLILPVVVTIYQDRSFTFVVKTPPAAVLLKRAAGIAKASAVPHKDKIGKVTRAQVREIAQTKLVDLNTDSIESAMRTVEGTARSMGIDVVG, translated from the coding sequence ATGGCGAAGAAAGTTCAGGCCATGGTGAAGCTGCAGATCCCGGCGGGCAAGGCCAACCCCTCGCCGCCGGTGGGTCCCGCCTTGGGGCAGCACGGCGTCAACATCATGGAGTTCTGCAAGGGCTTCAACGCCCAGACGGGATCCCAGGAAGGGCTCATCCTGCCGGTCGTCGTCACGATCTACCAGGATCGCTCGTTCACCTTCGTCGTGAAGACGCCGCCCGCCGCCGTCCTGCTCAAGCGCGCCGCCGGAATCGCCAAGGCCTCGGCCGTGCCGCACAAGGACAAGATCGGTAAGGTGACCCGGGCCCAGGTGCGGGAGATCGCCCAGACCAAGCTCGTGGACCTCAACACCGACTCCATCGAGTCCGCCATGCGGACCGTCGAGGGCACCGCCCGCAGCATGGGCATCGACGTTGTTGGGTGA
- the rplJ gene encoding 50S ribosomal protein L10, with the protein MPNAEKAESVQSLKQRFEGVRTAVLTEYRGLTVRQISDLRKQLKGAAAEYKVVKNRLARLAVKGSPLDPLAPHLTGPTGVAFSRHDPVAVAKALQAFVRANPALMLKVGLVEGKVVEPQALRSLADLPSKEVLRGQLVGAIQGPMRQLVSLLTAPQRELVRVLEARSEGAAQ; encoded by the coding sequence GTGCCGAATGCCGAGAAGGCTGAAAGCGTCCAGTCGCTCAAGCAGCGATTCGAGGGAGTCAGGACCGCGGTGCTCACGGAGTACCGCGGGCTGACGGTGCGACAGATCTCCGACCTGAGGAAGCAGCTCAAAGGCGCCGCCGCCGAATACAAGGTCGTGAAGAACCGACTGGCGCGGCTGGCGGTCAAGGGGTCGCCGCTGGATCCCCTCGCGCCCCACCTCACGGGTCCCACCGGGGTTGCCTTCAGCAGGCACGACCCGGTGGCCGTGGCGAAGGCCCTGCAGGCCTTCGTCCGCGCCAACCCGGCGCTCATGCTCAAGGTCGGGCTCGTGGAAGGCAAGGTCGTCGAGCCGCAGGCTCTGCGATCGCTGGCCGACCTGCCCTCCAAGGAAGTGCTGCGCGGCCAGCTGGTCGGCGCGATCCAGGGACCCATGCGCCAGCTCGTGAGCCTCCTGACGGCACCGCAGCGGGAGCTCGTGCGGGTGCTGGAGGCTCGGAGCGAAGGGGCGGCCCAGTAG
- the rpmG gene encoding 50S ribosomal protein L33, whose product MRDIISLACTACQRRNYSTTKNKRTHPDRMELKKYCKWCRKHTAHKESK is encoded by the coding sequence ATGCGCGACATCATCTCTCTGGCCTGCACGGCCTGCCAGCGGCGGAACTACTCGACGACGAAGAACAAGCGGACGCACCCGGACCGCATGGAGCTGAAGAAGTACTGCAAGTGGTGCCGGAAGCACACGGCCCACAAGGAATCGAAATAG
- the rlmB gene encoding 23S rRNA (guanosine(2251)-2'-O)-methyltransferase RlmB has product MNTREPAPLWGRNPVLELLRAEGRRVEEIAILAEGRGPALQELLTLARSQNVKVSYRTRDQLTAMAGTPHHQGVVARVAEATYATLGELLAVPAARREPAFFLVLDRVQDPRNLGAVLRTAEATGVHGLILPRHQAVGLTAAVAKAAMGAVEHLAVARETNIVQVLETLKRESLWVMGAAEQGGKAPWSVDLAGPLCLVLGGEGEGLRPLVARSCHELLTLPMKGKIGSLNVSAAAAALCYEVLRQRSLGSGKSA; this is encoded by the coding sequence GTGAACACTCGAGAGCCGGCGCCGCTCTGGGGGCGCAACCCCGTGCTCGAGCTGCTGCGGGCCGAGGGCCGGCGGGTGGAGGAGATCGCCATCCTGGCGGAGGGGCGCGGACCCGCGCTGCAAGAGCTCCTGACGCTGGCGCGGAGCCAGAACGTCAAGGTCTCGTACCGCACGCGCGATCAGCTGACAGCCATGGCCGGGACGCCTCACCATCAGGGCGTCGTCGCCCGGGTTGCGGAGGCCACCTACGCGACTCTCGGGGAGCTGCTGGCGGTCCCCGCGGCGCGGCGCGAGCCGGCGTTCTTCCTGGTGCTGGATCGGGTCCAGGATCCGCGCAATCTCGGGGCGGTGCTGAGAACCGCCGAGGCCACGGGAGTGCACGGTCTCATCCTCCCGAGGCACCAGGCGGTGGGGCTCACGGCGGCGGTGGCCAAGGCGGCCATGGGGGCGGTCGAGCACCTGGCCGTGGCGAGAGAAACGAACATCGTCCAGGTGCTCGAGACCCTCAAGAGGGAGTCCCTGTGGGTCATGGGCGCGGCCGAGCAGGGCGGCAAGGCGCCCTGGAGCGTGGACCTGGCCGGGCCGCTCTGCCTCGTGCTCGGGGGGGAAGGGGAGGGGCTCCGGCCGCTGGTGGCGCGGAGCTGCCACGAACTCCTCACCCTGCCGATGAAGGGGAAGATCGGGTCGCTGAACGTCTCCGCGGCTGCCGCGGCCCTCTGCTACGAGGTGCTGCGGCAGCGGAGCCTCGGGTCTGGAAAAAGCGCTTGA
- a CDS encoding 50S ribosomal protein L1, with protein sequence MPVLTKRVKAARALFDQAREHSVEEAVEILKRLPGAKFDETVDVSLRLGVDPKHADQMVRGAVVLPHGIGKTVRVAVFAKGEKEREAREAGADVVGAEDLVEKIQGGWLEFDSAIATPDLMGQVGKLGKTLGPRGLMPNPKLGTVTFDVARAVREAKAGKVEFRVDKAGNVHVPVGKRSFPQEQLAANALALLEALVRAKPAASKGTYLRSVTLSSTMGPGIRVDPQRIAALFKK encoded by the coding sequence ATGCCGGTACTGACGAAGCGGGTGAAGGCCGCCCGGGCGCTCTTCGACCAGGCCAGGGAGCACTCGGTCGAGGAAGCGGTGGAGATCCTGAAGAGGCTGCCGGGCGCGAAGTTCGACGAGACCGTGGACGTGTCACTGCGTCTCGGCGTGGACCCCAAGCATGCCGACCAGATGGTGCGGGGCGCGGTCGTGCTGCCCCATGGCATCGGCAAGACGGTGCGTGTGGCCGTCTTCGCCAAGGGGGAGAAGGAGCGCGAGGCGCGGGAGGCGGGCGCCGATGTGGTGGGCGCGGAGGACCTCGTGGAGAAGATCCAGGGGGGGTGGCTCGAGTTCGATTCCGCCATCGCCACACCGGACCTCATGGGACAGGTGGGCAAGCTCGGCAAGACCTTGGGGCCACGGGGGCTCATGCCCAACCCGAAGTTGGGGACCGTCACCTTCGACGTGGCGCGGGCGGTGCGCGAGGCCAAGGCCGGGAAAGTGGAGTTCCGCGTGGACAAGGCGGGCAACGTGCACGTGCCCGTCGGGAAGCGCTCGTTCCCCCAGGAGCAGCTGGCGGCGAATGCGCTGGCCCTGCTGGAGGCGCTGGTCCGGGCCAAGCCGGCTGCCTCGAAGGGAACGTACCTGCGCTCGGTGACGCTCTCGTCCACCATGGGACCGGGCATCCGAGTGGACCCCCAGCGCATCGCCGCGCTGTTCAAGAAGTAA
- the ispD gene encoding 2-C-methyl-D-erythritol 4-phosphate cytidylyltransferase, translating into MPSSGRALRAAVIVPAGGTGLRMGARVPKQYLALRGVPLLVHTLRALARARAVAGIVVAAPRDSLRSTERLLRRHRVPKVVRVVAGGAERQESVWLGLQAVPAGLEWVVVHDAVRPFVVPDLVERVLAAAAVPGAATCGIPVRDTVKRVRGSSVEATLDREGLWLVQTPQAFSRQLLWEAHDKARRDGYSGTDDAVLAERLGARVAMVPGLPQNLKITTPADLITARLWMRAPMSAGGAKRPNRNAVGSTRDGRP; encoded by the coding sequence ATGCCATCCAGCGGGCGCGCGCTCAGGGCAGCGGTCATCGTGCCGGCCGGGGGCACCGGCCTGCGCATGGGCGCGCGGGTGCCCAAGCAGTATCTCGCGCTGAGGGGCGTCCCACTCCTGGTCCATACCCTGCGCGCGCTGGCGCGCGCCCGCGCCGTCGCCGGGATCGTCGTCGCCGCGCCCCGCGACAGCCTTCGGTCGACGGAGCGCCTGCTCCGGCGTCACAGGGTGCCGAAGGTGGTCAGGGTGGTGGCGGGGGGAGCCGAGCGGCAGGAGTCGGTCTGGCTCGGCCTGCAAGCGGTCCCGGCCGGTCTCGAGTGGGTCGTGGTGCACGACGCGGTCCGGCCCTTCGTCGTGCCGGACCTGGTCGAGCGTGTCCTGGCGGCGGCGGCGGTCCCCGGCGCGGCGACCTGCGGGATCCCCGTGCGGGACACGGTCAAGAGGGTGCGCGGGTCGAGCGTCGAGGCCACGCTGGACCGGGAGGGGCTGTGGCTCGTCCAGACACCGCAGGCCTTCAGCCGTCAGCTCCTGTGGGAGGCCCACGACAAGGCACGCCGCGACGGCTACTCGGGGACCGACGACGCCGTGCTCGCCGAGCGGCTGGGCGCCCGGGTCGCCATGGTCCCGGGACTCCCGCAGAACCTGAAGATCACCACCCCCGCCGACCTGATCACCGCCCGGCTGTGGATGCGCGCCCCGATGAGCGCCGGAGGCGCGAAGAGGCCCAACCGCAACGCGGTCGGGTCCACGCGCGACGGACGGCCATGA